The Nitrospira sp. genome contains a region encoding:
- a CDS encoding type II toxin-antitoxin system HicA family toxin has product MTVAGKPSDDLPPGTLNSIFKQAGWKK; this is encoded by the coding sequence GTGACGGTCGCAGGCAAGCCGAGCGACGATTTACCACCTGGAACATTGAACAGCATCTTCAAGCAAGCTGGGTGGAAGAAGTAG
- a CDS encoding MFS transporter, translating into MTERPIIRRRQWLLTRDFSLVWWSQVLSQVADGVSKLALLWFVYSITGSALKTTVIGLMQTLPPIVFGPVIGVVVDRLPKKAILIGSDLARALLIGLIPCWVSVESFTIQSLYVLTFLYGIATAMFVPTLSSSVPFMVKKAQLTAANALLQGTTSLGIVIGPVISGLGIAFTGSQDVLCLNAVTYLASAAFLFPLRLSAGMTTAPSARPRTTAIQDLLDGIRYTLISRRTILVLILLASLYTFGSGAFTTLFPVFGKALLSLGPIEVGYLWSWLGVGFLLISLCLVRFTEWDLRRRISIITWSSVVGGLALCGLVWTSNIVVATLLVVLVGMGLGTWTPIAWGIIQEISPAHMVGRVMALYTAMATATSMAGMTFFGWLIDVSSESVSLVGIGAVLLALATSSVWFRRRVEGEHLSVG; encoded by the coding sequence ATGACGGAACGTCCAATCATCCGTCGCAGACAATGGCTCCTCACGCGCGATTTCAGTCTGGTGTGGTGGAGCCAGGTGCTGTCGCAGGTGGCCGACGGTGTCAGCAAGTTGGCTCTCTTGTGGTTTGTCTATTCCATCACCGGTTCGGCGCTGAAGACGACGGTCATCGGCCTCATGCAAACATTGCCCCCGATCGTCTTCGGACCCGTGATCGGTGTGGTGGTCGATCGATTGCCCAAGAAGGCCATCCTGATCGGCAGCGACCTGGCCAGAGCCCTCTTGATCGGCTTGATCCCCTGTTGGGTATCCGTCGAATCGTTTACCATCCAATCGCTCTACGTGCTGACGTTCCTTTACGGGATTGCCACCGCCATGTTCGTGCCGACACTGTCCTCGTCGGTGCCGTTCATGGTGAAGAAAGCACAGTTGACGGCCGCCAATGCCCTCCTCCAAGGCACAACGAGCCTCGGCATCGTCATCGGCCCGGTCATCAGCGGGCTGGGGATTGCCTTTACCGGGTCTCAGGATGTGCTCTGTCTCAATGCGGTGACCTATCTGGCGTCCGCGGCATTCCTGTTCCCGCTTCGACTTTCAGCAGGGATGACGACTGCTCCGTCGGCGAGACCACGAACCACGGCGATTCAGGATCTGTTGGACGGTATTCGCTATACGCTGATATCTCGGCGCACCATTCTGGTGTTGATCCTATTGGCCTCGCTCTACACGTTTGGCAGCGGAGCGTTCACCACACTGTTTCCGGTGTTCGGAAAGGCGCTCCTTTCACTCGGTCCGATAGAGGTGGGATACCTCTGGTCTTGGCTCGGCGTGGGCTTCCTGCTCATATCGCTCTGTCTCGTGAGGTTCACCGAATGGGATCTTCGGCGCCGGATCTCGATCATCACGTGGTCGAGTGTCGTCGGGGGGTTAGCGTTGTGCGGGCTGGTCTGGACGTCGAACATCGTGGTGGCCACCCTGCTCGTGGTGTTGGTTGGGATGGGGTTGGGGACCTGGACACCGATCGCTTGGGGAATCATCCAAGAAATCTCACCCGCCCACATGGTGGGGCGGGTCATGGCGCTCTACACGGCGATGGCCACGGCCACATCAATGGCGGGCATGACGTTCTTCGGGTGGCTCATTGATGTATCCAGCGAGTCCGTGAGTCTGGTCGGCATCGGCGCAGTTCTGCTTGCCCTCGCGACATCCAGCGTGTGGTTTCGCCGACGCGTGGAGGGAGAGCACCTTTCAGTCGGGTAG